From bacterium, one genomic window encodes:
- a CDS encoding SOS response-associated peptidase produces the protein MCFRIALIAPDADTIAKTAGAVVDEWGDEGWKPRYNIAITSKHPLIVRQGAVLHLSPATWGRPSAKGITANTRSDTLLNSDIYSKQLLRKPCIIPASGFYEWKKVGKARYPYHIQRKDKSLLWLAGIYWNDTPYSQFSIITTNANQQMIPLHDRMPLILTTEEFGDWFDSPLQRLHEEHSVELIFTPVSQRVNSVQNDGPDCQTPTVEPPAPPPTFFENE, from the coding sequence ATGTGTTTCAGAATCGCACTGATTGCACCCGATGCCGATACTATCGCGAAAACTGCTGGAGCGGTTGTCGACGAGTGGGGAGATGAGGGATGGAAGCCGCGCTACAACATCGCGATTACTTCAAAACATCCACTTATCGTTCGGCAGGGGGCAGTTCTGCATCTCTCGCCAGCAACATGGGGAAGACCCTCTGCTAAAGGAATTACAGCAAATACACGTTCCGATACACTCTTAAATAGCGATATCTACAGTAAACAATTACTGCGAAAACCGTGCATAATTCCAGCAAGTGGATTCTATGAGTGGAAGAAAGTAGGCAAAGCTCGGTATCCCTATCATATCCAAAGAAAAGATAAGTCACTACTTTGGTTAGCGGGGATCTATTGGAACGATACCCCTTACTCCCAGTTTTCCATCATCACTACGAATGCCAATCAGCAAATGATTCCTCTACATGATCGAATGCCGTTGATTTTGACTACAGAAGAATTCGGGGACTGGTTCGATTCCCCTCTACAACGATTACACGAAGAGCATTCAGTTGAATTAATTTTTACTCCGGTTTCTCAACGAGTAAATAGCGTACAAAACGATGGGCCCGACTGTCAAACTCCCACAGTTGAACCACCAGCTCCGCCTCCAACATTTTTTGAAAACGAATGA